One part of the Haliotis asinina isolate JCU_RB_2024 chromosome 2, JCU_Hal_asi_v2, whole genome shotgun sequence genome encodes these proteins:
- the LOC137271945 gene encoding protocadherin gamma-B1-like, producing the protein MENDYFQLEKLQKNEYKVFLRRPLNRELNSKHDLVISCHDLGNPPLESTSSFTVVVEDENDSRPVFESELYQFVIQENSTLPVYIGKVSALDNDAGINGHLTYDLVIDVKNKQLRFSINNTGHIVSKSRLDYEISSQIILNVSAVDMGENPLTATTTVIINVTDKNDNAPLFQKPLYSFRILENEPVKYVLGCVLAKDIDSGENGNVSYTALTEGRQDVLPFSVTSTGCVTISEKLDYERISTYEFGIVAKDHGHPAMNTTAFVSISLIDENDNNPVIVFPIENNDTVVIGHTTTPRTDIAVVQAYDIDSANSGPPAKGKKSISNFVRLYIRDIGSGGVFDSEADLG; encoded by the exons ATGGAAAATGACTACTTTCAACTTGAAAAACTTCAAAAGAACGAATATAAGGTATTTTTAAGAAGACCATTGAACCGAGAACTAAATTCAAAGCACGATCTCGTTATCAGCTGTCATGACTTGGGAAATCCACCTTTAGAATCCACATCGTCTTTTACAGTTGTTGTTGAAGATGAAAATGATAGTCGACCTGTATTTGAAAGTGAACTATATCAGTTTGTTATACAAGAAAATTCCACACTGCCCGTGTATATAGGCAAGGTTTCAGCGCTGGACAATGACGCCGGGATCAACGGCCACCTGACGTATGACCTCGTTATTGACGTTAAGAACAAGCAATTGAGGTTCAGTATAAATAACACGGGTCACATTGTATCAAAGTCACGTCTGGATTATGAAATTTCGTCTCAAATAATTTTGAACGTGTCCGCGGTCGACATGGGAGAAAATCCtttaacagcaacaacaacagttaTCATCAACGTTACGGACAAAAATGACAACGCCCCGCTGTTTCAAAAACCCCTATATTCTTTCCGCATTCTTGAAAACGAACCCGTGAAGTATGTACTTGGATGTGTGTTAGCTAAAGACATCGATTCAGGGGAGAACGGAAATGTCTCCTACACAGCACTGACGGAAGGCAGACAAGATGTCTTACCTTTCTCGGTGACGTCAACCGGATGTGTAACCATTTCTGAAAAGTTGGATTACGAGCGAATCAGCACATACGAATTCGGAATTGTAGCAAAAGATCACGGACACCCTGCAATGAACACGACGGCCTTTGTGTCGATTTCACTCATCGATGAAAATGACAACAATCCAGTTATTGTATTCCCCATAGAAAATAACGACACTGTTGTCATTGGACACACAACAACACCAAGAACAGACATCGCTGTAGTGCAAGCTTATGACATAGATAGTG CGAATTCTGGTCCACCTGCAAAGGGGAAGAAGAGCATTTCAAACTTCGTCCGTTTGTACATCCGTGATATTGGGAGTGGAGGGGTGTTTGATAGTGAAGCAGATTTGGGATGA